From the genome of Leptodactylus fuscus isolate aLepFus1 chromosome 1, aLepFus1.hap2, whole genome shotgun sequence, one region includes:
- the LOC142189132 gene encoding uncharacterized protein LOC142189132 → MRLLAQDKHLDDIGAVAVTIKEEPYVSGDEECEEDIPTGNRQGDCTRSSEGHLISIDYKVEDQGIKQDPYEEHVITPDVPSALHSKDLSSDQSESNLYNMRKTKELSQDVRDKIIDLHTAGMGYKNISKTLGVKETTVGAIVRKWKKYKTTVNRYRSGAPCKISPCGVSLIMSKVRDQPQTTRGELVNDLKAAGTTVTKKTIGNTLRRNGLNSYSARKVPLLK, encoded by the exons ATGAGG CTATTAGCTCAAGATAAACATCTGGACGATATTGGTGCTGTAGCCGTaacaataaaggaagagccctatgtgagtggtgatgaggagtgtgaggaggacatccctacagggaaccgccaag gtgactgtaccaggagctcagaggggcATCTAATATCTATAGATTATAAAGTAGAGGATCAGGGTATcaaacaagatccatatgaagaacatgtcattaccccagatgtaccctcagcccttcacagcaaagatctATCATCTGATCAGTCAGAGTCTAACCTCTACAACATGCGCAAGACCAAAGAGCTTTCTCAGGATGTCAGAGACAAGATCATAGACCTGCACACGGCTGGAATGGGCTACAAAAACATAAGTAAGACGCTGGGTGTGAAGGAGACAACTGTTGGTgcaatagtaagaaaatggaagaaatacaaaaCGACTGTCAATCGatatcgatctggggctccatgcaaaatctcaccttgTGGGGTGTCCTTGATCATGAGTAAGGTTCGAGATCAGCCTCAAACTACACGAGGGGAACTTGTTAATGATCTCAAGGCCGCTGGGACCACAGTCACCAAGAAAACCATTGGTAACACATTACGCCGTAATGGATTAAATTCCTACAGTGCCCGCAAGGTCCCCCTGCTCAAGTAA